One window of Trifolium pratense cultivar HEN17-A07 linkage group LG5, ARS_RC_1.1, whole genome shotgun sequence genomic DNA carries:
- the LOC123884367 gene encoding uncharacterized protein LOC123884367: MQSENLAIKLPVFEGENDHLWATRMEAYLDANDLWEAFEDEYVIDPLPDNRTVAQIKNHKTKKQRKLNAKSYLFSAISEAIFTRIMTLKSAKAIWDFLKQEYEGNEKIKGMQVLNLIREFEMQHMKEFETIKEYSDKLLSIVNNVRLLGTEFSDTRIVQKILVTVPERFESTISSRENSKDLSNITLSELVYALQAQEQRRLMREEGTIEGALQA, translated from the coding sequence ATGCAATCAGAAAACTTAGCCATAAAATTGCCAGTTTTTGAGGGTGAAAATGATCACTTATGGGCAACTAGAATGGAAGCTTATCTTGATGCTAATGATCTTTGGGAGGCTTTTGAGGATGAGTATGTGATTGATCCATTACCGGACAATCGAACGGTTGcacaaattaaaaatcataaGACGAAAAAGCAgcgaaaattaaatgcaaagtCTTATCTTTTTTCTGCTATTTCTGAAGCAATCTTTACAAGAATTATGACTCTGAAGTCGGCCAAAGCAATTTGGGATTTTCTCAAGCAGGAGTATGAAGGAAATGAGAAAATCAAAGGGATGCAAGTGCTGAATTTGATCAGAGAATTTGAGATGCAGCACATGAAGGAGTTCGAAACAATCAAGGAATATTCTGACAAACTTCTAAGCATCGTCAACAATGTAAGATTGCTTGGAACTGAATTTTCTGATACAAGGATAGTCCAAAAAATTCTTGTAACTGTTCCTGAGAGATTTGAGTCCACCATTTCTTCTCGGGAAAATTCCAAAGATCTATCAAACATTACTTTGTCTGAATTGGTGTATGCTTTACAAGCCCAAGAACAAAGGAGACTTATGAGGGAGGAAGGCACGATTGAAGGTGCTTTACAAGCATAA
- the LOC123887195 gene encoding mitochondrial import inner membrane translocase subunit TIM17-2-like, with amino-acid sequence MGTPETSREPCPDRIIDDVGGAFGMGAVGGSAFHFLKGLYNSPQGARFTGAAQAVRLNGGRIGGSFAVWGGLFSTFDCTMVHVRGKEDPWNSIVAGAATGGFLAMRQGFASSARSAAFGGVLLALIEGVGIAVNKFVSAQQPMPIMMDEMPPPEELDSNNGAKAWFGGLFGGAKEEEKNTGGSEVNILESFDAPPVPNFEYK; translated from the coding sequence ATGGGAACACCGGAAACTTCTCGAGAACCATGTCCAGATCGGATCATCGATGATGTCGGAGGAGCGTTCGGAATGGGAGCCGTCGGCGGCTCCGCCTTCCACTTCCTCAAAGGTCTCTATAATTCACCCCAAGGCGCTCGTTTCACCGGCGCCGCACAAGCTGTTCGTCTCAACGGAGGACGAATCGGTGGTAGTTTCGCCGTTTGGGGTGGTTTATTCTCTACGTTTGATTGTACTATGGTTCACGTTCGTGGGAAAGAAGATCCATGGAATTCGATTGTTGCTGGTGCTGCTACCGGTGGTTTTCTTGCTATGCGTCAGGGTTTTGCTTCTTCTGCAAGATCTGCGGCGTTTGGTGGTGTTTTGCTTGCGCTAATTGAAGGTGTGGGGATTGCGGTTAATAAGTTTGTGAGTGCTCAACAGCCTATGCCGATTATGATGGACGAGATGCCGCCGCCGGAGGAATTGGATTCGAATAACGGTGCGAAGGCGTGGTTTGGTGGATTGTTTGGCGGAGCgaaggaagaagagaagaaCACTGGAGGAAGTGAGGTGAAtattcttgagagttttgatgctCCTCCTGTGCCTAATTTTGAGTACAAGTGA
- the LOC123885143 gene encoding mitochondrial import inner membrane translocase subunit TIM17-2-like, protein MGTPETSREPCPYRIFLDIGGAFGMGAIGGSAFHFSKGLYNSPQGSRFTGAAQAVRLNGARIGGSFAVWGGLFSTFDCTMVYLREKEDPWNSIIAGAATGGFLAMRQGFAASARSAAVGGVLLALIEGSGIALNKYLSAQQPMPIMMDEMPPPEELDSNKAAEKAWFGRLFGGAKEEEKNTGGSEVNILESFDAPPVPNFEYR, encoded by the coding sequence ATGGGAACACCAGAAACTTCAAGAGAACCATGTCCATATCGGATCTTCCTCGACATTGGAGGAGCGTTCGGAATGGGAGCCATCGGCGGCTCCGCCTTCCACTTCTCCAAAGGTCTCTACAATTCACCCCAAGGCTCTCGTTTCACAGGCGCAGCACAAGCTGTTCGTCTTAACGGAGCACGAATCGGCGGTAGTTTTGCCGTTTGGGGTGGTTTATTCTCTACATTTGATTGTACTATGGTTTACCTTCGTGAGAAAGAAGATCCATGGAATTCAATTATTGCTGGTGCTGCTACCGGTGGTTTTCTTGCTATGCGTCAGGGTTTTGCTGCTTCGGCAAGATCTGCGGCGGTTGGTGGTGTTTTGCTTGCGCTTATTGAAGGTTCTGGAATTGCGCTTAATAAGTATTTAAGTGCTCAGCAGCCTATGCCGATTATGATGGATGAGATGCCTCCGCCAGAGGAATTGGATTCGAATAAGGCTGCAGAGAAGGCGTGGTTTGGTAGATTGTTCGGTGGTGCgaaggaagaagagaagaaCACTGGAGGAAGTGAGGTGAAtattcttgagagttttgatgctCCTCCTGTGCCTAATTTTGAGTACAGGTGA